In Paenibacillus sp. G2S3, a single window of DNA contains:
- a CDS encoding pentapeptide repeat-containing protein has protein sequence MSENHKFTEPFTDKNGHYLKAECENCFGLCCSALPFSASVDFAMDKAAGQPCHNLQSDFRCGVHTDLRALGFRGCTVYDCFGAGQKLSQVTYTGEDWRKNPKTAKQMFEVFPAMWHLHELLWYLNESLNLDITHSIHVELQTALDETEQLTLLKPDSLLKVNVDAHRAKINLLLLQVSELVRTEARRKLKKASRTFSRGADLVGANLKSADLRGANLRGAYLIAADLRGADLRGADLIGADFRDTDLRGANLSESIFLTQGQINAAKGDDLTKLPPALTRPEQWVSI, from the coding sequence GTGTCTGAAAATCACAAATTTACAGAACCTTTTACGGACAAAAACGGCCACTATCTGAAAGCAGAATGTGAGAACTGCTTCGGTTTGTGTTGTTCCGCACTGCCTTTCTCAGCTTCAGTCGATTTTGCTATGGATAAAGCAGCTGGCCAGCCGTGCCATAACCTACAATCAGACTTTCGCTGTGGTGTACATACAGATTTAAGAGCGCTTGGATTTCGTGGTTGTACTGTATACGACTGTTTTGGGGCTGGGCAAAAGCTTTCTCAGGTTACTTATACTGGTGAGGACTGGCGGAAGAATCCAAAAACTGCGAAGCAAATGTTCGAGGTATTTCCGGCCATGTGGCATTTGCACGAATTGCTATGGTACTTAAATGAATCATTGAACTTAGATATAACCCATTCAATACATGTTGAGCTGCAAACAGCACTCGATGAGACGGAACAACTCACTCTACTTAAACCTGATTCTCTACTGAAAGTGAATGTTGACGCTCATCGAGCAAAGATTAATCTGTTGCTGCTGCAAGTCAGTGAACTTGTGCGTACTGAGGCTCGTCGTAAACTAAAAAAAGCATCGAGAACTTTCAGCCGAGGTGCTGACCTTGTCGGCGCAAATCTTAAAAGTGCAGATCTCAGGGGCGCAAATCTTAGAGGAGCCTATTTGATTGCCGCAGACCTTAGAGGTGCTGATCTTAGAGGTGCCGATCTCATTGGCGCAGATTTCCGTGACACTGACCTTAGAGGCGCTAATCTATCAGAAAGCATTTTTCTAACTCAGGGTCAGATTAATGCGGCGAAAGGCGATGATCTCACTAAATTACCGCCAGCACTCACCCGCCCTGAACAATGGGTTTCGATATGA
- a CDS encoding type IA DNA topoisomerase, whose product MKTLIIAEKPDMGRNIAAAIEPKAKNYRSYLEGEQYIITWAIGHLIGLAEPDAYDVKYKKWNINDLPIIPDQFKLVPNARTIDQLKVIGDLAKRSDLLVNSCDAGREGQHIFSLIQRHLKLEHPVKRLWISDLTPETIRKGFQELRDGSEYENLTKAAKARSEADWLIGMNGSRAFTTKHNVLLSVGRVQTPVLALIYDRQKTIEAFSSLKFFEVEGHFTQNEMTYKGMWQGDRLTDGDKAEALAAKVKGKPGRIESYEVKETKEYPNKLYDLTLLQREANGKYAFSAKKTLDIAQALYEKHKVISYPRTNSNYVTEQNIPEMHKTLSALQGTAYDEWVKGANRNLVHKGNKFICNPSKVEDHHAILPTYRKASGLSADEGKLYDLIVRRFLSQFYPAAEYKVHTVMTDVEDEKFKTTVKELLSLGWKVIYADQKKDKAKSSKGKNKDEEEDEEIEVNEPFSIAPAEEVVCSEAIVKEKDTQPPKHYTEGTLLRAMESAGKQIEDEELRDAMKDSGLGTPATRAATIERLKNVGYIEMQGKKIAITQKGRTAIELIRGAGIELLTSPEMTGQWERRLNEISRGTASDGQFMENVKRFACMIVDKVRVQSRASKTSFEGETPSVNTGAKGRSTGSTSRKTSDKPAAPRKRKASSEEESANSGPKVIGSCPRPGCGGMIFMGKKGYGCSHYKEGCKFVIWKENHGRTLTDTQVKALIEKGRTGKLKLTSEDGTPLEGKLVLQNMDTGQLTVES is encoded by the coding sequence TTGAAGACACTCATTATTGCGGAGAAACCGGATATGGGGCGGAATATCGCCGCCGCAATAGAACCGAAGGCCAAAAATTACCGTTCCTATCTTGAAGGGGAGCAGTACATTATTACATGGGCAATAGGGCATCTAATCGGTTTGGCCGAGCCGGATGCTTATGATGTTAAATACAAAAAGTGGAACATTAATGATCTGCCCATTATTCCAGACCAGTTCAAACTGGTTCCTAATGCGCGGACAATTGATCAGCTGAAGGTAATCGGAGATCTTGCGAAACGAAGTGATCTTCTAGTGAATTCATGCGATGCCGGGCGAGAAGGGCAGCATATCTTTTCTCTCATTCAGAGACATTTGAAGCTGGAGCATCCTGTGAAGCGGTTGTGGATCTCGGATCTGACGCCAGAGACCATTCGCAAAGGATTTCAGGAGCTGAGGGATGGATCGGAGTACGAGAATCTAACGAAAGCAGCAAAAGCTCGCAGTGAAGCGGATTGGCTCATCGGGATGAACGGATCACGTGCATTTACTACAAAACATAATGTGCTGCTGTCAGTGGGTAGAGTTCAAACTCCCGTGCTTGCGCTGATTTACGACCGTCAGAAGACGATTGAGGCGTTCTCTTCCCTTAAGTTTTTTGAGGTGGAGGGACATTTTACTCAGAATGAAATGACCTATAAAGGGATGTGGCAGGGGGATCGGCTGACTGACGGGGATAAGGCGGAGGCGCTGGCTGCCAAGGTCAAAGGAAAACCGGGCCGGATTGAGTCTTACGAGGTTAAGGAAACAAAAGAGTATCCGAATAAGCTGTACGATTTGACGCTGCTGCAGCGGGAGGCGAATGGAAAGTACGCTTTTTCCGCAAAAAAAACTCTCGATATCGCTCAAGCATTATACGAAAAGCATAAGGTGATTTCTTATCCGCGGACGAACTCCAACTATGTTACTGAACAGAATATTCCTGAGATGCATAAGACGTTATCTGCGCTGCAAGGGACGGCTTATGATGAATGGGTGAAGGGTGCGAATCGTAATCTGGTTCATAAAGGGAATAAATTCATCTGTAACCCCTCGAAGGTTGAGGATCACCACGCCATTTTGCCTACATATCGTAAAGCATCAGGACTTAGTGCAGATGAGGGAAAGCTGTATGATTTGATTGTGCGGCGCTTTTTGTCTCAATTCTATCCGGCTGCGGAGTATAAAGTGCATACAGTTATGACAGATGTGGAGGACGAAAAGTTCAAAACTACGGTCAAGGAATTGTTAAGCTTAGGTTGGAAGGTCATTTACGCGGACCAAAAGAAGGATAAAGCAAAGTCGTCCAAGGGAAAGAATAAGGATGAGGAAGAGGACGAAGAGATTGAAGTGAATGAGCCATTCTCTATTGCTCCGGCAGAAGAAGTGGTTTGTAGTGAGGCTATTGTTAAAGAGAAAGATACACAGCCACCCAAGCACTACACAGAGGGAACGCTGCTTCGAGCGATGGAAAGTGCTGGAAAGCAGATTGAGGATGAAGAGCTTCGTGACGCCATGAAGGATTCAGGGCTTGGAACGCCGGCTACCCGTGCAGCAACCATAGAACGGCTGAAGAATGTCGGATACATTGAAATGCAGGGTAAAAAAATCGCCATCACACAAAAAGGACGCACAGCTATTGAGCTGATACGTGGAGCGGGTATTGAGCTGTTGACTTCACCGGAAATGACCGGACAATGGGAACGTCGCTTGAACGAAATTTCCAGAGGAACGGCGTCGGACGGGCAGTTTATGGAGAATGTAAAAAGATTTGCCTGTATGATCGTGGATAAAGTACGAGTACAATCTCGGGCGTCCAAAACCTCTTTTGAAGGGGAGACGCCTTCTGTTAATACAGGTGCTAAAGGGCGAAGCACTGGAAGTACATCCCGTAAAACCAGCGACAAGCCTGCGGCGCCGAGAAAGCGCAAGGCAAGTAGTGAAGAGGAATCCGCCAATTCAGGTCCTAAGGTCATCGGAAGCTGTCCGCGTCCCGGTTGCGGTGGAATGATTTTTATGGGGAAAAAAGGCTATGGCTGCTCTCATTACAAGGAAGGCTGCAAATTCGTGATCTGGAAAGAGAACCATGGACGTACACTCACGGATACGCAAGTGAAGGCGTTGATTGAGAAAGGTCGGACAGGCAAGCTAAAGCTTACCAGTGAAGACGGTACGCCTCTTGAGGGCAAGTTAGTACTACAGAATATGGATACGGGCCAATTAACGGTAGAATCATAG